A stretch of Roseibium porphyridii DNA encodes these proteins:
- a CDS encoding methyl-accepting chemotaxis protein, with protein sequence MSFSRWPITWKISLPIATILVFTVAICAVSLNSLYSAMFTERLKKIEDISDSAVSIAAHFHELEKAGDMTREEAQIAAKAAIGAIRFEGNNYVYVYDFDGTNLVHPKTSLNGTNMIDFKDKTGVKIVEELIGHAKAGGAPLLYYWPRANSEVPIEKYGWGEGFNAWNWMVGTGVYIDDLDAAYWSAATKIITLALIGAAIAIAIAMVAVRQTVSPLRALTANMGTLAEGDTNIVVEGADRGDEIGKMATAMQVFVANETERKELEIHQHEAREIAARTGEQVRDISQDFDNQITGLMQTIETSVNRLKSASSDMMVGAEQTTEKSTVVSSSSTQASSNVETVAAAAEELSASVNEIRRQVQSSSEIAAKAAEEAEATNERMHGLSEAAGRIGEVVTLIQAIAEQTNLLALNATIEAARAGEAGKGFAVVAAEVKELATQTSKATEEISSQISAIQGETEQAAGAIGSVTEIINNMNEIASSIAAAVDEQGAATQEIAENAQQASQSSVEVSSTIQGVSDAAGNTKEAAQTVDVAAGDLETNASDLRGKVTSFLDTVRELTSQRNEAA encoded by the coding sequence ATGTCCTTCTCTCGCTGGCCCATCACGTGGAAGATTAGCCTCCCCATCGCGACGATCCTCGTTTTCACAGTCGCAATCTGTGCAGTTAGTCTGAATAGTCTCTATTCAGCGATGTTCACCGAACGTCTCAAAAAAATCGAAGACATTTCGGATAGCGCCGTCTCAATCGCAGCTCACTTTCATGAGTTGGAGAAAGCCGGCGACATGACACGCGAAGAAGCTCAGATCGCTGCGAAAGCTGCCATCGGAGCAATCCGCTTCGAAGGCAACAACTACGTTTACGTTTACGACTTTGACGGCACCAATCTTGTGCATCCGAAAACGTCGCTGAACGGCACCAATATGATTGACTTCAAAGACAAAACCGGAGTCAAGATTGTTGAAGAACTCATCGGTCACGCCAAAGCCGGTGGTGCCCCGCTGCTTTACTATTGGCCGCGTGCAAACAGTGAAGTCCCAATCGAAAAATACGGCTGGGGTGAAGGTTTTAACGCCTGGAACTGGATGGTTGGAACGGGCGTATACATTGATGATCTGGATGCAGCATATTGGAGCGCGGCGACCAAAATCATCACGCTGGCATTGATCGGTGCTGCAATCGCTATTGCAATCGCCATGGTAGCCGTTCGTCAGACCGTCAGCCCGTTGCGCGCATTGACCGCCAATATGGGGACGCTCGCAGAAGGCGATACAAACATCGTTGTTGAAGGCGCGGATCGTGGCGACGAAATCGGCAAGATGGCAACCGCCATGCAGGTCTTTGTTGCCAATGAAACCGAACGCAAGGAACTTGAGATCCACCAGCATGAAGCTCGCGAGATCGCGGCAAGAACCGGTGAACAGGTCCGCGACATCAGTCAGGATTTCGACAATCAGATCACCGGTCTGATGCAGACAATCGAAACGTCTGTGAATCGCCTGAAATCGGCATCATCCGACATGATGGTCGGTGCCGAGCAAACAACGGAAAAGTCGACTGTTGTCTCCAGCTCTTCCACGCAGGCTTCCAGCAATGTGGAAACAGTTGCGGCGGCTGCAGAAGAACTGTCAGCCTCGGTCAACGAGATCCGTCGTCAGGTCCAGTCCTCCAGCGAAATTGCTGCCAAGGCGGCCGAAGAAGCCGAGGCGACCAACGAGCGCATGCATGGCCTTTCTGAGGCTGCGGGCCGGATTGGCGAGGTCGTCACGCTCATTCAAGCGATTGCGGAACAGACCAATCTGCTGGCGCTCAATGCGACGATCGAAGCCGCGCGCGCTGGTGAGGCGGGCAAAGGCTTCGCGGTTGTTGCTGCGGAAGTGAAAGAACTGGCCACACAGACGTCCAAGGCAACGGAAGAAATCTCCAGCCAGATCTCCGCGATCCAGGGCGAAACCGAACAGGCCGCCGGTGCGATCGGATCGGTGACCGAAATCATCAACAACATGAACGAGATTGCATCGTCCATCGCAGCAGCCGTGGATGAGCAGGGTGCGGCGACACAGGAAATCGCTGAAAACGCACAGCAGGCATCGCAAAGCTCGGTTGAGGTCAGCAGCACCATCCAGGGTGTTTCGGACGCCGCAGGCAACACCAAGGAAGCTGCTCAGACCGTTGACGTTGCAGCCGGTGACCTTGAAACCAATGCAAGCGATCTCCGTGGCAAGGTGACCTCGTTCCTCGACACTGTGCGCGAACTTACCTCGCAACGGAACGAAGCTGCCTGA
- a CDS encoding ActR/PrrA/RegA family redox response regulator transcription factor, whose protein sequence is MTDSITAMNTSEDKTLLIVDDDKPFQQRLARAMEKRGFVPETADSVQDAAAKITRNAPAFAIVDMRLEDGNGLDVIQQIRQKRPDSRAIVLTGYGNIATAVTAVKLGAIDYLAKPADPDDIVAALARKPEEKAEPPENPMSADRVRWEHIQRVYELCDRNVSETARRLNMHRRTLQRILAKRAPR, encoded by the coding sequence ATGACGGACTCGATTACTGCCATGAATACATCGGAGGACAAGACCCTCCTCATCGTTGACGATGACAAGCCTTTCCAGCAGCGCCTGGCCCGTGCGATGGAAAAACGGGGGTTTGTTCCTGAAACCGCCGACAGTGTTCAGGATGCAGCGGCCAAGATCACACGCAACGCACCTGCCTTTGCCATCGTCGACATGCGTCTCGAAGATGGCAATGGTCTCGACGTGATTCAGCAGATTCGCCAAAAACGGCCCGATTCCCGTGCAATTGTACTGACCGGCTACGGAAACATTGCGACGGCTGTAACCGCGGTCAAATTGGGGGCGATCGACTATCTGGCAAAACCGGCTGATCCCGACGATATCGTTGCAGCCCTGGCGCGCAAGCCGGAAGAAAAGGCTGAGCCGCCGGAAAATCCGATGTCGGCGGACCGGGTTCGCTGGGAGCACATTCAGCGCGTCTACGAGCTGTGCGACCGGAATGTTTCTGAGACTGCGCGACGGCTCAACATGCATCGCCGAACCCTGCAACGTATCCTTGCCAAGCGTGCTCCCCGGTGA
- a CDS encoding ActS/PrrB/RegB family redox-sensitive histidine kinase, with protein MPETLTSNITLPHRRLKLDTLVRLRWLAVGGQTAALLVVHVGLAYPLPIGPAFAMVALSAWLNIFLRIRSPAVTRLSERAATMQLAYDILQMSGLLFLTGGLGNPFAFLLMAPVMVSATGLSARYTVMLGILATASATILAVFHLPLPWPVGAEFDLPVVYSIGLWIALVSTLGFMAIYAFRVAEEARQLADALAATELVLAREQHLNALDGLATAAAHELGTPLATIYLAAKELTDEFESGDTRGEDVALIRSQAERCRGILQQLTSLSSDEDRTYQRIPVSQLLEDVIDPHRGMGVAIHSTHQGDGSEPVGTRNAAIRYGLGNLLENAVDFAKDRVDVSANWDETTLSISIKDDGPGFSMDILGKIGDPYVSVRGSKAHQAGTGGGLGLGFFIAKTLLERTGAKLHLENLPPPSRGAHIRVSWPRVVFESEDRVDETSFSPHNDNN; from the coding sequence ATGCCTGAAACTCTGACCTCAAACATCACCCTGCCTCACAGGCGATTGAAACTTGACACGCTGGTACGCCTGCGCTGGCTGGCGGTGGGGGGCCAGACGGCTGCGCTGCTTGTGGTGCATGTGGGACTTGCCTACCCGCTTCCGATCGGTCCGGCATTTGCCATGGTGGCTCTGTCTGCCTGGCTCAATATCTTTTTGAGGATCCGCTCACCTGCTGTCACGCGCCTGTCGGAACGGGCCGCGACGATGCAACTTGCCTATGACATTTTGCAGATGAGTGGATTGCTTTTCCTGACCGGTGGCCTTGGCAATCCGTTTGCGTTCTTGTTGATGGCACCGGTGATGGTATCGGCCACGGGCCTGTCCGCCCGCTATACGGTCATGCTCGGTATTCTGGCGACTGCCAGCGCAACGATACTTGCGGTTTTCCATCTGCCTTTGCCTTGGCCGGTCGGAGCGGAGTTCGACTTGCCTGTTGTCTATTCTATTGGGCTTTGGATCGCACTTGTCTCAACACTCGGCTTCATGGCGATTTATGCCTTCCGGGTGGCCGAGGAAGCCCGGCAATTGGCAGATGCGCTTGCGGCAACCGAACTGGTGCTTGCGCGCGAGCAACATCTGAACGCACTCGATGGTCTGGCAACGGCGGCGGCGCACGAACTCGGGACACCGCTTGCGACCATTTATCTGGCGGCCAAAGAGCTGACGGACGAATTCGAAAGCGGTGATACCCGAGGAGAAGATGTGGCGCTGATCCGCTCGCAGGCCGAAAGGTGCCGTGGAATTCTTCAACAGCTCACGAGCCTTTCAAGCGACGAAGACAGGACCTATCAGCGAATTCCGGTTTCGCAGCTTCTGGAAGACGTGATCGATCCGCACCGCGGCATGGGTGTTGCCATCCACTCAACTCACCAGGGTGACGGCAGCGAACCGGTTGGAACGCGCAACGCCGCCATTCGTTACGGCCTTGGCAATCTTCTGGAAAATGCGGTTGATTTTGCCAAAGACCGCGTCGATGTCTCAGCGAACTGGGATGAGACCACGTTGTCCATCTCCATCAAGGACGACGGTCCCGGCTTTTCGATGGACATCCTGGGCAAGATCGGTGACCCGTATGTTTCGGTCAGAGGCAGCAAGGCTCATCAAGCAGGCACTGGTGGCGGTCTCGGCCTTGGCTTTTTCATCGCCAAAACGCTGCTGGAGCGCACGGGCGCAAAGTTGCATCTGGAAAATTTGCCACCTCCTTCGAGAGGCGCACATATACGTGTCAGTTGGCCGCGCGTGGTCTTTGAATCTGAAGACAGAGTGGACGAAACGTCATTTTCACCCCATAACGACAATAACTGA
- the secB gene encoding protein-export chaperone SecB, which produces MTDINEGGAQPQAEGAAAPGMHILGQYIKDLSFENPNAPRSLTQGDQPKLDINVNVGAQQMGDDQYEVILTLTAKAERPDMVMFNVELVYAGLFKVTGVPQEHMHPFIMIECPRMIFPFARNILSEATRNGGFPPLMLDPIDFAQLYRQNMAQQAAAKQGEGEGEQKPN; this is translated from the coding sequence ATGACCGATATTAATGAAGGCGGCGCACAGCCGCAGGCGGAAGGCGCCGCAGCGCCGGGCATGCACATCCTTGGCCAGTACATCAAGGATCTGTCTTTTGAAAATCCGAATGCTCCGCGCTCGCTGACGCAAGGCGACCAGCCGAAACTCGACATCAATGTCAATGTTGGCGCTCAGCAAATGGGTGATGACCAGTACGAAGTGATCCTGACACTGACTGCCAAAGCCGAGCGTCCGGATATGGTCATGTTCAATGTAGAGCTTGTCTATGCCGGCCTGTTCAAGGTTACCGGCGTACCGCAGGAACACATGCATCCCTTCATCATGATTGAATGTCCGCGCATGATTTTCCCGTTCGCGCGCAATATCCTGTCCGAAGCAACCCGCAATGGTGGTTTCCCGCCGCTTATGCTCGACCCAATCGACTTTGCGCAGCTCTATCGTCAGAACATGGCGCAGCAGGCAGCGGCCAAGCAAGGCGAGGGCGAAGGCGAGCAGAAGCCGAACTGA
- a CDS encoding SCP2 sterol-binding domain-containing protein — MSLEQLTEGVREKVSSGGIEESVKFDLGDTGQIFLQGSDVSNEDAEADCTIKMTSEDLADLLSGDLDPTAAFMGGKMQVEGDMSVAMKLGSIV, encoded by the coding sequence ATGTCCTTGGAACAACTTACCGAAGGTGTCCGTGAAAAAGTGTCCAGCGGCGGTATTGAAGAAAGCGTCAAGTTCGATTTGGGTGATACCGGTCAAATTTTTCTTCAAGGCTCCGACGTTTCCAACGAAGACGCAGAAGCCGACTGCACTATCAAGATGACCTCTGAAGACCTTGCTGATCTCCTGAGCGGCGATCTTGACCCAACAGCTGCATTCATGGGCGGAAAAATGCAGGTTGAAGGCGACATGAGTGTCGCCATGAAGCTTGGCAGCATCGTCTGA
- a CDS encoding MSMEG_1061 family FMN-dependent PPOX-type flavoprotein, producing MTRRDNPFSGFGDFITSVDELEAVSGPTMPQAADKEIPALDDICREFISRSPFCFLATASPSGHLDLSPKGDPAGFVKVINESLLAIPDRPGNRRMDSFHNLLQDPRIGLLFFVPGRGETLRVRGEAKITKDADLLSTMAVNGRDPALALLVHVKSAFMHCPKCVFRSGLWQPDKWPDTAGLADMNEAMVKHAKIAMRPEEWFESLKEKGELELW from the coding sequence ATGACCAGACGCGACAACCCTTTTTCCGGATTTGGAGATTTCATCACCAGTGTGGATGAGTTGGAAGCTGTTTCGGGGCCAACCATGCCGCAGGCGGCGGACAAGGAAATTCCAGCTTTGGACGATATCTGCCGGGAATTTATATCAAGGTCGCCATTCTGTTTCCTCGCAACCGCCAGTCCATCCGGTCATCTGGATCTATCACCAAAAGGCGACCCGGCTGGCTTCGTCAAAGTGATCAATGAAAGTTTGCTGGCCATTCCGGACCGTCCCGGAAACCGGCGCATGGACTCGTTTCACAATCTGCTGCAGGACCCGCGGATCGGACTTCTTTTCTTTGTTCCAGGCCGAGGCGAAACACTCAGAGTTCGGGGCGAGGCCAAGATTACCAAAGATGCTGACCTCTTGAGTACAATGGCGGTCAATGGGCGCGACCCGGCACTGGCATTGTTGGTTCATGTCAAAAGCGCATTCATGCATTGTCCGAAGTGCGTCTTCCGCTCCGGGCTCTGGCAGCCGGATAAGTGGCCCGATACGGCCGGGCTTGCGGACATGAACGAAGCTATGGTGAAGCACGCGAAAATTGCCATGCGTCCTGAAGAGTGGTTCGAATCCCTGAAAGAAAAGGGTGAGCTCGAGCTCTGGTGA
- a CDS encoding TRAP transporter large permease, which produces METAFLFIFVFGFLFLGVPIAVSLGLSAVLYIALFSHDSMSSVAVQLFNASQNFTLLAIPFFILASSFMSTGGVARRIIRFSIATVGSIRGGLAIAGVFACMLFAALSGSSPATVVAIGTIAIAGMRQAGYTKEFAAGVIANAGTLGILIPPSIVMVVYAAATNVSVGRMFLAGVIPGLIAGLMLMIAIYVMARVKNLPAQPWPGFKEIWGALSEAAVGLFLMVIILGGIYLGIFTPTEAAAVAAVYAGLIALFVYRDMGPLSGIGWIQDNDGPLALTGFKAITYSVVAMFVWSGIAALVSERAFFGLDSAIVLIIALLAYPLLRGGITPAALPAAYGAGGRVWGRNLGIITWKFLPAMFHKDTKKVLTDSAKTTIMLMFIIVNALLFAHTLTAEQIPQVITDWMVEAGFNWFTFLIAVNILLLIGGQFMEPSGLLLIVAPVVFPIGLELGVDPIHLGILMVVNMEIGMITPPIGLNLFVTSGITGMSLVQVVKAAAPFVLVLLLFLVLVTYVPALSTWLPYTLMGPEIITQ; this is translated from the coding sequence ATGGAAACTGCATTTCTCTTCATATTCGTCTTCGGCTTCCTGTTCCTGGGTGTACCGATTGCGGTTTCGCTCGGCTTATCTGCCGTTCTTTACATCGCCTTGTTCAGCCATGACTCCATGAGCTCCGTGGCGGTGCAGCTCTTCAACGCCTCACAGAACTTTACGCTACTGGCGATTCCGTTCTTCATTCTGGCATCCAGCTTCATGTCGACCGGTGGTGTTGCGCGCAGGATTATCCGCTTTTCAATCGCGACAGTCGGCTCTATTCGGGGCGGTCTCGCAATTGCCGGTGTCTTTGCCTGCATGCTTTTTGCGGCCCTGTCGGGATCGTCTCCGGCAACGGTTGTTGCCATCGGCACCATTGCCATCGCGGGCATGCGCCAGGCAGGCTACACCAAGGAGTTTGCCGCTGGTGTGATCGCCAACGCAGGCACGCTCGGCATCCTGATCCCGCCTTCCATCGTGATGGTTGTTTATGCCGCGGCCACAAACGTTTCTGTCGGACGCATGTTCCTGGCCGGGGTCATCCCGGGCCTCATTGCCGGCCTGATGCTGATGATTGCGATCTATGTCATGGCTCGCGTCAAGAACCTGCCTGCGCAGCCTTGGCCGGGGTTCAAGGAAATCTGGGGCGCGCTGTCCGAGGCAGCCGTGGGCCTGTTCCTGATGGTCATCATTCTTGGCGGGATCTATCTTGGCATCTTCACTCCGACGGAGGCCGCTGCCGTTGCAGCCGTCTATGCCGGCTTGATCGCATTGTTTGTGTATCGTGACATGGGCCCCTTGTCCGGTATCGGCTGGATCCAGGACAATGACGGGCCGTTGGCTCTGACCGGTTTCAAGGCCATTACCTATTCCGTCGTTGCCATGTTCGTCTGGTCCGGTATTGCCGCGCTTGTATCGGAAAGAGCGTTCTTCGGATTGGACAGTGCCATCGTTCTGATCATAGCTTTGCTAGCTTATCCGCTCCTTCGAGGTGGTATCACACCTGCCGCTCTGCCCGCTGCCTATGGCGCCGGTGGCCGTGTCTGGGGCCGTAATCTCGGGATCATCACCTGGAAGTTCCTGCCGGCCATGTTCCACAAGGACACCAAGAAAGTCCTGACAGACTCGGCCAAGACGACCATCATGCTGATGTTCATCATCGTCAATGCGCTGCTCTTTGCGCATACTTTGACAGCAGAGCAGATCCCGCAAGTGATCACCGATTGGATGGTCGAAGCAGGCTTCAACTGGTTCACCTTCCTGATTGCGGTTAACATTCTTCTGCTGATCGGTGGACAATTTATGGAGCCGTCCGGTTTGCTGCTAATCGTAGCGCCAGTCGTGTTCCCAATCGGTCTGGAGCTGGGCGTGGATCCAATCCATCTCGGTATTCTGATGGTGGTCAACATGGAAATCGGCATGATTACACCGCCGATTGGCCTGAATCTTTTTGTGACGTCCGGTATCACCGGGATGAGTCTGGTTCAGGTCGTCAAGGCTGCAGCACCATTCGTGCTGGTCCTGCTGCTCTTCCTGGTTCTGGTAACCTATGTCCCGGCACTCTCAACATGGCTGCCCTATACATTGATGGGACCGGAAATCATCACCCAGTAG
- a CDS encoding TRAP transporter small permease, whose product MSRVGRFVDSLEENIIALILALMTIVTFTQVVARYGFNSGWGGALEFTRVLFAWLILFGMSYGIKIGAHLGVDAVINLLPKPMFRLAALLGAALTVLYAILLFDATWFGALLGLENKGSSGGAYAYVAKFYKLPIGMEDLKWPVFIQEWFDVKERVPRWIPYVILPIGLLLLAFRAAQAFVLILMGKKDAIIAAHEAEELVAENKDVLKD is encoded by the coding sequence ATGTCCCGTGTCGGACGGTTCGTCGATTCCTTGGAGGAAAACATCATCGCCTTGATATTGGCGTTGATGACCATCGTAACCTTCACTCAGGTGGTGGCCCGCTATGGGTTCAACTCGGGCTGGGGCGGTGCACTGGAATTCACCCGCGTCCTCTTTGCCTGGCTGATCCTGTTCGGCATGAGCTATGGCATCAAGATCGGTGCGCATCTGGGCGTAGACGCTGTAATCAATCTTCTGCCGAAACCCATGTTCCGGCTGGCTGCCCTGCTGGGTGCCGCACTCACTGTTCTGTACGCGATACTCCTCTTCGATGCGACTTGGTTCGGTGCGCTTCTCGGACTGGAGAACAAGGGGTCTTCTGGCGGCGCCTACGCATACGTTGCCAAGTTCTACAAACTCCCCATCGGTATGGAAGACCTGAAATGGCCAGTCTTCATCCAGGAGTGGTTTGACGTGAAGGAACGCGTTCCGCGCTGGATTCCGTATGTCATTTTGCCAATTGGCCTCCTGTTGCTGGCGTTCCGTGCCGCACAGGCCTTCGTGCTCATTCTCATGGGTAAAAAAGACGCCATCATCGCTGCGCACGAAGCAGAAGAACTGGTGGCCGAAAACAAAGACGTCTTGAAGGACTAA
- a CDS encoding DctP family TRAP transporter solute-binding subunit: MKKFVIAAAAAASFAMTSAAHAADECGDGEVVIKFSHVVSAQGHPKGEMANALADRINTEMDGKACMQVFPSSQLFDDNKVMEALLLGDVQLAAPSLSKFESYTLKYRVFDLPFLFTNMDAVTTFTKGDKGQELLGAMSDYGFVGLGYVFNGLKQFSANKPLLVPSDAKGLKFRVQTSDVAVAMIEAMGANAQKLAFKEVYGALQTGVVDGQENTWSNIYTKKFFEVQDGTTETNHQLLTYLAVTSQEWLDSLEADTRDQFLKIFNEVSDEYNARAAEINEANKQKIIENGGVVRQLTPEQRDEWVNTMKPVWDKFRDDIGQDVIDAAVSSNKAS; encoded by the coding sequence CTGCTGCAGCTTCTTTTGCCATGACATCCGCGGCTCATGCGGCCGACGAGTGCGGCGACGGCGAAGTTGTCATCAAATTCAGCCACGTCGTTTCTGCACAGGGTCACCCGAAAGGTGAAATGGCGAATGCACTTGCTGACAGGATCAACACGGAAATGGACGGCAAGGCCTGCATGCAGGTGTTCCCGTCGTCTCAGCTTTTTGACGACAACAAGGTGATGGAAGCCTTGCTTCTGGGTGACGTGCAGCTTGCGGCTCCGTCTTTGTCCAAGTTTGAATCCTACACCCTGAAATACCGTGTGTTCGACCTTCCGTTCCTGTTCACCAACATGGATGCGGTTACCACCTTCACCAAAGGCGACAAGGGTCAGGAACTGCTCGGCGCAATGTCCGACTACGGATTTGTCGGTCTTGGTTATGTCTTCAATGGACTGAAGCAGTTCTCCGCGAACAAGCCGCTGCTGGTTCCGAGCGATGCCAAAGGCCTCAAGTTCCGCGTTCAGACATCTGACGTGGCTGTGGCCATGATTGAAGCCATGGGTGCCAACGCTCAAAAACTCGCCTTCAAGGAAGTTTATGGCGCGCTGCAGACCGGTGTTGTGGACGGTCAGGAAAACACCTGGTCCAACATTTACACCAAGAAGTTCTTTGAAGTTCAGGACGGTACAACGGAAACCAACCACCAGCTGCTGACCTACCTGGCCGTGACCTCTCAGGAATGGCTCGACAGCCTGGAAGCTGACACACGTGACCAATTCCTGAAGATCTTCAACGAGGTTTCCGACGAGTACAACGCTCGTGCCGCCGAGATCAACGAAGCAAACAAGCAGAAGATCATCGAAAACGGTGGCGTTGTTCGCCAGCTGACACCTGAGCAGCGCGACGAGTGGGTCAACACCATGAAGCCGGTTTGGGACAAATTCCGCGACGACATCGGTCAGGATGTCATCGACGCTGCCGTGTCTTCCAACAAGGCAAGCTAA